The following proteins are co-located in the Bacillus pumilus genome:
- a CDS encoding YesL family protein — protein MDHDGSMSRMLLMCEWVMRLAYTNLLWLLFTLLGLGVFGFMPATTALFSVMRKWIQGHEQVKVFRTFWKVYREEFVRSNLIGVVLLMIGTIIYVDLAYIYPTSWFLHVLRFAIYIFGFLFIVSLFYIFPLLAHYDWKKRLYLKFSLLLGLSYLQYTLSMLVFSAILFVLFAYLPGIVPFFSVSILAYGNMWLAYQVFKKIEFESEQQAVDVQKRLPSFLQSKRVNTQ, from the coding sequence ATGGATCATGATGGATCAATGAGCAGGATGCTGCTGATGTGTGAGTGGGTGATGCGGCTTGCCTATACCAATTTGCTATGGCTTTTGTTCACATTACTGGGGCTTGGGGTCTTTGGCTTCATGCCTGCGACAACTGCGTTATTTTCCGTAATGAGAAAGTGGATACAAGGGCACGAGCAAGTCAAAGTCTTCCGCACCTTTTGGAAGGTATACCGCGAGGAGTTTGTACGCTCTAATCTGATTGGCGTGGTGCTGCTCATGATTGGAACGATTATTTATGTAGACCTTGCTTATATTTATCCAACGAGCTGGTTTTTACATGTGCTTCGCTTTGCCATTTATATCTTTGGTTTTCTGTTTATTGTCAGCTTGTTTTATATTTTTCCGCTGCTTGCTCATTATGATTGGAAAAAGCGTCTCTATCTGAAATTCTCCCTTCTGCTTGGTCTCTCCTATTTGCAATATACGCTCTCTATGCTTGTTTTCTCGGCTATCCTATTTGTCCTATTTGCTTATTTGCCGGGGATCGTGCCGTTTTTTAGTGTGAGCATTCTTGCGTATGGCAACATGTGGCTAGCCTATCAAGTATTTAAAAAGATAGAGTTTGAAAGTGAGCAGCAGGCAGTAGATGTGCAGAAACGATTGCCATCTTTCCTTCAATCGAAGCGGGTGAATACGCAGTGA
- a CDS encoding Gfo/Idh/MocA family protein — protein MKRVVICGLSHRAFNMFIKPLIEDFNEHYRITGLLDIDDQRYILCQERFPSLRGVSFFHEDAFDQMVKEVKPDIVIVAGRDDTHVTYIMQALDHDLDVITEKPMVTTAKDAKKVMDKEAESKGKVTVTFNYRYNPFHRKVKELILDGKIGRVTSVELSWLIDTYHGASYFKRWNRTRQFSGGLSIHKSTHHFDLVNWWIDQKPKQVFAYGALNYYGNESPWNPLQDEENRYCGTCHVKDTCHYEARWNPRVQRSKVEDDHIESGQEQSQQYSNYRPDACIFDKEIDIEDTYVASVAYDQGALLSYSIQFSAPYEGYRLAINGTKGRIETNEFHVPARIPFQFPEQTISYYPMFGGKETIEVVKQPGGHGGGDPLLLADLFLGKDPLIHYDISAGAEAGAYSIALGEGMWRSVAEKRPIGIEELFQKETV, from the coding sequence GTGAAACGGGTCGTGATTTGCGGGCTCAGTCATCGCGCGTTCAATATGTTTATCAAACCGCTCATAGAGGATTTCAATGAGCATTACAGAATCACAGGGCTCCTAGATATAGATGATCAGCGGTATATACTCTGTCAGGAGCGGTTTCCATCACTGAGAGGGGTCTCATTTTTTCATGAGGATGCATTTGATCAGATGGTGAAGGAAGTAAAGCCAGACATCGTCATTGTGGCAGGACGGGATGATACGCATGTCACGTATATCATGCAGGCGCTTGACCATGATCTTGATGTCATCACTGAAAAGCCAATGGTGACAACAGCAAAAGACGCGAAAAAAGTGATGGATAAAGAGGCAGAGAGCAAAGGGAAGGTGACGGTCACCTTTAATTATCGCTACAATCCATTTCATCGGAAGGTGAAAGAGCTCATTTTAGACGGGAAGATCGGAAGGGTCACCTCTGTTGAACTGAGCTGGCTCATTGATACGTATCATGGAGCCAGTTATTTCAAAAGGTGGAATCGCACACGTCAATTCTCTGGAGGCCTGTCTATTCATAAGTCGACCCATCATTTTGATTTGGTCAACTGGTGGATAGATCAAAAGCCGAAACAAGTATTTGCCTATGGGGCGCTGAATTATTATGGAAATGAAAGCCCTTGGAATCCCTTACAGGATGAGGAAAACAGATATTGCGGAACATGTCATGTGAAAGATACATGTCATTATGAAGCAAGGTGGAATCCGCGGGTACAGCGCTCAAAGGTGGAGGATGATCATATTGAATCAGGTCAGGAACAGTCACAGCAGTACTCAAATTACCGCCCAGATGCCTGTATTTTTGATAAGGAAATTGATATTGAGGATACGTATGTGGCGTCAGTGGCTTATGACCAAGGTGCTCTGCTCAGCTATTCGATTCAATTTTCAGCTCCATATGAAGGGTACCGGCTTGCGATAAATGGGACGAAGGGACGCATTGAAACAAATGAGTTTCATGTACCAGCAAGAATTCCTTTTCAATTCCCGGAACAAACGATTTCTTACTACCCGATGTTTGGCGGAAAAGAAACGATAGAAGTCGTGAAACAGCCAGGCGGACATGGCGGCGGAGATCCGCTGCTGCTAGCAGATTTATTTTTAGGAAAAGATCCGTTGATTCACTATGACATTTCGGCAGGGGCAGAGGCTGGTGCTTATTCGATTGCACTTGGAGAAGGCATGTGGCGCTCTGTCGCAGAAAAACGTCCAATCGGAATAGAAGAATTGTTTCAAAAAGAGACGGTATAA
- a CDS encoding lipoprotein YteS produces the protein MRRRQRAAVWLISFIAAFCLSACQGETNGIDVLIFSDMSKGMKDQLMEKAFQPDQETYNVHIFPAIPEKLLVEITAKEGDVMFVPEEMFRTYDDPESFQLLEEMGVNDEEAGPYTIEDPKTGKTVDYAVQINKGTKKLNGYTFRLHRDMVAFIPVYAEKSKEALSLMKQLRENR, from the coding sequence ATGAGGAGGCGTCAAAGGGCTGCGGTCTGGCTTATCAGTTTCATCGCTGCCTTTTGTTTGTCAGCCTGCCAGGGGGAAACAAACGGTATCGATGTCCTTATTTTTTCTGACATGTCAAAGGGAATGAAAGATCAATTAATGGAGAAGGCTTTTCAGCCGGATCAAGAGACATACAACGTCCACATCTTCCCTGCGATTCCTGAGAAGCTTCTCGTTGAAATCACTGCAAAAGAGGGGGACGTGATGTTCGTCCCTGAAGAAATGTTTAGAACGTATGATGATCCTGAAAGCTTTCAGCTGCTTGAAGAGATGGGAGTAAATGATGAAGAGGCGGGACCATACACGATAGAGGACCCAAAGACAGGGAAAACGGTCGATTATGCAGTTCAAATCAATAAAGGAACGAAAAAGCTAAATGGCTATACATTTCGATTACACCGAGATATGGTCGCTTTCATTCCTGTGTATGCTGAGAAGTCCAAAGAGGCGCTGTCTCTCATGAAACAACTTCGTGAAAATCGATAG
- a CDS encoding glycoside hydrolase family 88/105 protein: MTLSTEKVSPLEHAEKLAQSIMKAHTPIELPPAGRWHYHQGVFLCGVMKLHAATGNEAYFDYVKNYADSLIDEYGNLLFRRDELDAIQAGLILFPLYERTGEKRYMLAAEKLRGLYRTLNRTSEGGFWHKDNYAYQMWLDGLYMGGPFALKYAQLKGEETLVEMVIHQEHLMRKHTKDERTGLYYHAWDERKVMPWADPKTGCSPEFWARSFGWYVLALADMIEDLPEEHEGRKVWKETLTDMLESVAKYQDDETGLWHQIIDKGNHSDNWLESSGSCLFMYAMAKSMNEGYVSLRYVDHVVKAYQGLIQYKTAEKENGDFTVSDICIGTSAGFYDYYVGRERSTNDLHGAGAFIMALTELEKLPVFQKA, from the coding sequence ATGACATTATCTACTGAGAAGGTATCACCACTTGAGCATGCAGAGAAATTAGCACAAAGTATAATGAAAGCGCATACACCTATTGAGCTGCCGCCAGCTGGAAGATGGCACTATCATCAAGGGGTTTTCCTTTGCGGCGTGATGAAGCTGCACGCGGCAACGGGGAATGAGGCGTATTTCGATTATGTGAAAAATTATGCGGACTCACTCATTGATGAGTACGGAAATCTGTTATTTCGCAGGGATGAGCTTGATGCGATCCAGGCAGGACTCATTTTATTCCCCCTTTACGAAAGAACGGGAGAGAAGCGGTATATGCTTGCAGCGGAGAAGCTGCGCGGACTTTATCGTACGCTCAATCGCACGTCTGAGGGCGGATTTTGGCATAAGGACAATTATGCTTATCAAATGTGGCTGGATGGTCTCTACATGGGTGGTCCTTTCGCATTAAAGTATGCCCAGCTTAAAGGAGAAGAGACGCTTGTGGAGATGGTCATTCATCAAGAGCATCTCATGAGAAAGCATACAAAAGATGAAAGAACAGGTCTTTACTATCATGCGTGGGACGAACGAAAAGTGATGCCATGGGCAGACCCAAAGACTGGCTGTTCCCCGGAGTTTTGGGCAAGGTCGTTTGGCTGGTATGTCCTTGCATTAGCAGATATGATCGAGGATCTGCCAGAGGAGCATGAAGGGCGAAAGGTGTGGAAGGAAACACTGACAGACATGCTGGAAAGTGTGGCAAAGTATCAGGATGATGAGACAGGTCTCTGGCATCAAATCATTGATAAAGGAAATCATAGCGACAATTGGCTTGAAAGCTCCGGATCGTGTTTATTCATGTATGCTATGGCAAAATCCATGAATGAAGGGTATGTGAGCCTCCGTTATGTCGATCATGTGGTCAAAGCGTATCAAGGCTTGATTCAGTATAAGACGGCAGAGAAAGAAAACGGTGATTTTACAGTGAGCGATATTTGTATCGGAACATCTGCGGGATTTTATGATTATTACGTTGGTAGAGAGCGGAGTACAAATGATTTGCACGGGGCAGGCGCTTTTATTATGGCGTTAACTGAGCTAGAGAAGCTGCCTGTTTTTCAAAAGGCATGA
- a CDS encoding ABC transporter permease: protein MKTEDVTAKGVPAAALKKEKRKRLLNQLLSQKFLYLMILPGLIYFLVFKYVPMWGLIIAFQDYQPFLGILGSEWVGFKHFIRLFTEPTFFILLKNTLILFAMNVVIFFPIPILLALLLNEVRLALFKKFVQTMIYIPHFMSWVIVVSLSFVLLTVDGGLINELIAFFGGEKINFLLSQDWFRPMYILQVIWREAGWSTIIYLAAITAVDPQLYEAAKMDGAGRLRQMWHITLPAIKSVIVVLLILKIGDTLELGFEHVYLLLNATNREVAEIFDTYVYTAGLKQGQFSYSTAVGLFKAAVGLILVMLANRLAKKFGEEGIY from the coding sequence ATGAAAACAGAGGATGTCACTGCCAAGGGTGTGCCTGCGGCAGCTTTAAAAAAAGAAAAGAGAAAGCGCTTACTCAATCAATTGCTTAGTCAAAAGTTCTTGTATTTAATGATTTTGCCAGGGCTCATTTATTTTCTTGTCTTTAAATATGTGCCTATGTGGGGACTCATTATTGCCTTTCAAGATTATCAGCCGTTTCTTGGCATTCTTGGCAGTGAGTGGGTTGGGTTCAAGCACTTTATTCGATTGTTTACAGAACCAACATTTTTCATCTTATTAAAAAATACGCTCATTTTATTTGCCATGAATGTCGTGATTTTCTTTCCAATTCCAATCTTATTAGCACTCCTTTTAAACGAGGTTCGATTGGCATTGTTTAAGAAATTTGTTCAGACGATGATTTATATCCCTCACTTCATGTCATGGGTGATTGTCGTGTCCTTATCTTTTGTTTTGTTAACAGTAGATGGTGGGTTAATTAATGAATTGATTGCTTTCTTTGGTGGAGAAAAAATTAACTTCCTCCTTAGTCAGGATTGGTTTAGACCGATGTACATTTTACAGGTGATCTGGAGAGAAGCAGGGTGGTCGACGATCATTTACCTTGCAGCGATTACGGCCGTGGACCCGCAGCTATATGAAGCAGCGAAAATGGACGGAGCCGGCAGACTGAGACAGATGTGGCATATCACCCTGCCTGCCATTAAAAGTGTCATTGTTGTTCTGCTTATTTTAAAAATTGGTGATACGTTAGAGCTTGGCTTTGAGCACGTCTATCTATTACTCAACGCAACGAACCGGGAAGTAGCGGAGATTTTTGATACGTATGTCTATACAGCTGGACTCAAGCAAGGACAATTCAGTTATAGTACCGCTGTTGGTTTATTTAAAGCAGCCGTTGGACTCATTTTGGTCATGCTGGCGAACCGTTTAGCGAAGAAATTTGGGGAAGAAGGTATTTATTAA
- a CDS encoding helix-turn-helix domain-containing protein, giving the protein MKRRQYKFYYKLVTFFFMLSTIPVIIVGIFSYQHSQKTALENISNEKLDSVKQTQSNIEHILKTVDHSLTHYVSSPPLLQTLTEPLNPDQFQLYNQVQQELNYLQTFDTDLSNITLVSKIEDWYMNNSGLYHVTSGDQEKALASYLNIPSHSSWALEENNPLVATKEGKASFCKYNVNLIKQLPMNSVQKKGVAVASIPSCVIADNMPDFSQSDSMFVIDTNGKVLLHNRKEQIGESLKNQDFVKHVLSLENRSGQFDMQIDELNYQMTFQKSDYNEWTYLSFVSIPELKQQTKSIGWITFIICFILLALSLMFSWFGSRHFYQPIRLLYESFARNESFLHKQPFQNEFELIESSIKQMKDQNNDLEERIEQQVTHLQQYFMVRLLLGKLTEEEINNRFQSLDFPRDWSHLSMLVTQIDTLKGTPYEKKDADLLLFAINGLIEQIIPQDEHLQPTVVNQHQTTIILNQSKSEEEFTEYLNQLAEIIQQRIEEELGLSISIGISRPFKELTMAKHAYIEGKEALKYRLKAEKKSIILYEHIQQGKTFKTHFPKQLQHDLFDAVKAGDQGKADHYLHVLLQSIFSKNAGPHEYHIALARFLNNLIELMHLLGIELFEVEDNKMLYDTIFEFKTFEDTEAWLKHEIIRPIIDQLGAREDSQYKNISEKIIHIIHQEFDSDLTLDEIATRLHYNPNYLSSIFRKEMDISFSEYLSSYRHHVAKNWLVETDMSVKEISEKLKYKNPQNFIRSFKKLEGTTPGKYRDQKKGT; this is encoded by the coding sequence ATGAAAAGAAGGCAGTATAAATTTTATTACAAGCTTGTGACGTTTTTTTTCATGCTTAGTACGATTCCTGTTATCATTGTCGGTATTTTTTCTTATCAGCATTCGCAAAAAACAGCGCTTGAAAATATCTCAAATGAAAAGCTGGACAGCGTCAAACAAACGCAGTCCAATATTGAGCATATTTTAAAGACAGTTGATCATTCTCTCACTCACTATGTCAGTTCGCCGCCTCTCCTTCAAACACTGACAGAACCTTTAAACCCAGACCAATTCCAGCTTTATAATCAAGTACAGCAGGAACTGAACTACCTGCAAACCTTTGACACCGATCTCTCCAATATTACACTCGTCAGTAAAATAGAGGATTGGTACATGAACAATTCCGGGCTTTATCATGTCACAAGCGGAGACCAAGAAAAAGCGTTAGCCTCTTACCTCAATATTCCGAGTCACTCCAGCTGGGCACTTGAAGAGAATAATCCCCTTGTTGCAACAAAAGAAGGAAAAGCGTCCTTTTGCAAGTACAATGTGAACTTAATCAAACAGCTTCCCATGAACAGTGTCCAAAAAAAGGGGGTCGCCGTCGCCAGCATTCCGAGCTGCGTGATTGCTGACAACATGCCTGATTTCTCTCAATCTGATAGTATGTTTGTCATTGACACAAACGGAAAAGTGCTGCTACATAATCGCAAAGAACAAATCGGTGAATCCTTGAAAAATCAAGATTTCGTCAAGCATGTGCTGTCCCTTGAAAATCGATCAGGACAATTTGACATGCAGATTGATGAACTGAACTATCAAATGACGTTTCAAAAATCAGATTATAACGAATGGACGTACCTATCCTTTGTCTCCATTCCAGAACTCAAGCAGCAAACGAAATCGATTGGGTGGATCACCTTTATTATTTGCTTTATTTTGTTAGCGCTTTCATTGATGTTTTCATGGTTTGGTTCCAGACATTTTTATCAACCAATCCGCTTATTATACGAGTCATTTGCACGCAATGAATCATTTTTGCATAAGCAGCCATTCCAAAATGAATTCGAGTTGATTGAGTCGAGTATTAAACAAATGAAAGATCAAAACAATGATTTAGAGGAACGCATTGAGCAGCAAGTGACACACTTACAGCAATACTTTATGGTGCGGCTGCTCCTTGGAAAGCTGACGGAAGAAGAGATTAACAACCGATTCCAAAGTTTAGACTTCCCTCGTGACTGGTCTCATTTATCCATGCTTGTAACCCAAATCGATACGCTGAAAGGAACACCGTATGAAAAAAAGGATGCTGACTTGCTCTTATTTGCTATCAATGGACTGATCGAGCAGATTATTCCACAAGATGAGCACCTTCAGCCAACCGTTGTCAATCAGCATCAAACAACGATTATCCTAAATCAATCAAAGTCAGAGGAGGAATTTACTGAATATTTAAATCAATTAGCTGAAATCATTCAGCAGCGTATTGAGGAAGAGCTTGGTTTGTCGATCAGCATCGGTATCAGCCGTCCATTTAAAGAGCTCACCATGGCCAAACATGCTTATATTGAAGGGAAAGAAGCCTTAAAATATAGACTCAAAGCAGAGAAAAAGTCCATTATCTTATATGAGCATATCCAGCAAGGAAAGACATTTAAAACGCATTTCCCAAAGCAGCTGCAGCATGATTTATTTGATGCGGTTAAGGCTGGCGATCAAGGCAAGGCGGATCACTATTTACATGTGCTCCTGCAATCCATTTTCTCTAAAAATGCTGGACCGCACGAATACCATATCGCCCTTGCCCGTTTTTTAAACAACTTGATTGAGCTGATGCATTTGTTGGGCATTGAATTATTTGAAGTCGAAGATAACAAAATGCTCTATGATACGATCTTTGAGTTTAAAACCTTTGAAGATACAGAGGCATGGCTGAAACATGAGATCATTCGGCCGATTATTGACCAGCTTGGTGCACGTGAGGACTCACAATACAAAAATATCTCAGAAAAAATCATTCATATCATTCATCAAGAATTTGACTCAGATCTCACATTGGATGAAATCGCCACACGCCTGCATTACAACCCAAATTATTTAAGCAGTATTTTCAGAAAGGAAATGGATATCTCCTTTAGTGAATATCTCTCGTCGTACAGACATCATGTCGCCAAAAACTGGCTTGTGGAAACCGATATGTCCGTCAAAGAAATTTCCGAAAAGCTAAAATATAAAAACCCGCAAAATTTCATCCGTTCCTTTAAAAAGCTAGAAGGTACAACTCCTGGGAAATACCGTGACCAGAAAAAAGGAACATAA
- a CDS encoding extracellular solute-binding protein — MGRKKLWLIAFVLLFAASGILSACSSKGASSSDEKVDLDKKVKLTWMAILYHQQPPKDSVLKEIEKLTNTELDMTWVPDAVKEDRLNSALAAGNLPQIVTIQDIKNSSAINAFRSGMFWEIGPYLKDYPNLSKMNELINKNASIDGKLYGIYRERPLSRQGIVIRKDWLENLNLDTPKTLDDLYEVAKAFTEKDPNQNGKADTIGFTDRNDLIYGAFKTLGSYEGMPTDWKEENGKFTPDFMTNEYMNTMKYMKKLRDNGYINKDFPVTSKTQQQELFSQGKAGIYVGNMVDAVNLRDDATDKNMEVDILNRIKGPDGKERVWASGGHNGIFAFPKTSVKSETELKRILAFFDRIAEEDVYGLMTYGIDGQHYKKEEGNTFIREESQVKSWQTDVQPLVSLVGMDKRYLKNKGDAVRTKYEELEEDNKNIIVANPAESLYSETASERGNELKKIIDDATYKFILGDINEEQFKKDVEKWKSNGGNKIIEEYEASFKKS, encoded by the coding sequence ATGGGGAGAAAGAAATTATGGTTGATAGCGTTTGTCCTGCTGTTTGCAGCAAGTGGCATTCTTTCAGCGTGCTCAAGTAAAGGCGCAAGCTCATCAGATGAGAAGGTTGATTTAGACAAAAAGGTGAAGCTGACTTGGATGGCCATTTTGTATCATCAGCAGCCGCCGAAGGATTCAGTATTAAAAGAGATTGAGAAGCTTACAAATACAGAGCTTGATATGACGTGGGTGCCTGATGCTGTGAAAGAAGACCGTTTAAATTCAGCACTTGCCGCAGGGAATCTCCCGCAAATTGTCACGATCCAAGACATTAAGAATTCGTCTGCTATTAATGCGTTCAGATCAGGCATGTTTTGGGAAATCGGTCCGTATTTAAAGGATTATCCAAATTTAAGTAAGATGAACGAACTGATTAATAAAAACGCCTCTATAGACGGTAAGCTTTATGGAATTTATAGAGAGAGACCACTTTCAAGACAAGGGATTGTCATTCGAAAGGATTGGCTTGAAAATTTAAATTTGGATACACCAAAAACATTGGATGATCTTTATGAAGTAGCCAAAGCATTTACTGAAAAAGATCCGAACCAAAATGGAAAAGCCGATACGATTGGCTTTACAGATCGAAATGATTTGATTTATGGGGCATTTAAAACACTTGGTTCATATGAAGGAATGCCAACAGACTGGAAAGAAGAAAACGGCAAATTCACGCCAGACTTTATGACAAATGAGTATATGAATACAATGAAATACATGAAAAAGCTGCGTGACAATGGCTATATAAACAAAGATTTCCCAGTCACAAGTAAAACACAGCAGCAAGAATTATTCTCACAAGGAAAAGCAGGCATCTATGTTGGAAATATGGTAGATGCAGTGAACCTGAGGGATGATGCGACAGATAAAAACATGGAAGTGGATATTCTCAATCGAATCAAAGGCCCAGACGGCAAAGAACGTGTGTGGGCATCAGGTGGTCATAATGGCATCTTCGCATTCCCTAAAACAAGCGTTAAATCTGAGACGGAGTTAAAGCGGATTTTGGCTTTCTTTGATCGCATTGCAGAAGAAGATGTGTATGGTTTAATGACTTACGGTATAGATGGTCAGCATTATAAGAAAGAAGAAGGAAATACATTTATCCGAGAAGAAAGCCAAGTGAAAAGCTGGCAGACAGATGTACAGCCGCTTGTCAGCCTTGTAGGGATGGATAAACGCTACTTAAAAAATAAAGGGGATGCGGTTCGTACAAAATACGAAGAGCTGGAAGAAGACAACAAAAACATCATCGTCGCTAACCCTGCTGAAAGCCTGTATTCAGAGACGGCATCAGAGCGAGGAAACGAATTGAAGAAAATCATCGATGATGCGACCTACAAGTTCATTCTTGGAGATATAAACGAAGAACAATTTAAGAAAGATGTAGAGAAGTGGAAATCAAATGGTGGAAATAAAATCATTGAGGAATATGAAGCTTCCTTTAAAAAATCATAA
- a CDS encoding carbohydrate ABC transporter permease: protein MNIDRSLKGRLFNLFNYSFLLMFALICVLPFIHVIAASFATVEEVITKKFILFPATFSLEAYRYIFSTDIVYRSLIVSILVTLVGTAVSMFLSSLMAYGLSRQELKGRRTLMFLVVFTMLFSGGMIPTFIVVKTLGLLDTYWSLILPVAINAFNLIILKNFFQNIPASLEESAKMDGCNDLGIFFKIVLPLSLPAIATISLFYAVTYWNTYMTAILYLNDSVKWPIQVLLRQIVIVSSGMQGDMSDMGSSTPPPDQTIKMAVIVVATIPVLLVYPFIQKHFNKGALLGSVKG from the coding sequence ATGAACATAGACCGTTCTCTTAAAGGCCGATTGTTCAATTTATTTAATTACTCTTTTCTACTCATGTTCGCATTAATATGTGTGCTCCCGTTCATCCATGTTATTGCCGCCTCTTTTGCTACGGTAGAAGAGGTCATCACGAAGAAGTTTATCTTGTTCCCGGCAACGTTTTCTCTTGAGGCATACCGATATATCTTCTCTACTGATATTGTGTATCGCAGCCTCATTGTGTCCATTCTCGTCACGCTCGTTGGAACAGCTGTCAGCATGTTTTTGTCCTCTCTCATGGCATACGGGCTGTCTCGCCAGGAGTTAAAAGGCCGGAGAACACTTATGTTTCTCGTTGTCTTCACGATGCTGTTTAGCGGAGGGATGATCCCGACGTTTATTGTGGTGAAAACACTTGGGCTCCTTGATACCTATTGGTCACTCATACTACCGGTCGCCATCAATGCGTTTAATTTGATCATTTTGAAAAACTTCTTTCAAAACATTCCTGCAAGCCTTGAAGAATCAGCTAAGATGGATGGCTGTAACGATTTAGGGATCTTCTTTAAAATTGTGCTTCCTCTTTCTTTACCAGCCATTGCGACGATTTCACTTTTTTATGCCGTGACGTATTGGAATACGTACATGACCGCAATTCTGTATTTAAATGATTCGGTGAAATGGCCGATTCAAGTACTACTGAGGCAGATTGTCATTGTATCGAGCGGAATGCAGGGAGATATGTCGGATATGGGCTCATCCACACCACCGCCAGACCAAACCATTAAAATGGCTGTCATTGTCGTGGCGACCATTCCGGTTCTGCTTGTCTATCCATTTATTCAAAAGCATTTCAACAAAGGGGCATTACTAGGTTCTGTAAAGGGTTAA
- a CDS encoding NAD-dependent epimerase/dehydratase family protein, whose translation MKKITIIGGCGVIGRLLTKGLSSEYNINIIDQTSCVEKVILADATNEQELYQVIPRDTDVLIHLLNMDMTHDVMNAEEFTKMNDVFWRSTYHMFRSAARLSIPKVIFASSNHVTDRYEKDGQSLLRRNITTDDVPATKNVYGILKFASEQLGRLFHDQTGMSVINLRIGTVVTDEMEELHKKKRTKRTLLSHEDLVGMTKAAIETEVPFGTYYAVSENEEKPWSTEKTKQELGYRPDVNTTEILEENDQA comes from the coding sequence ATGAAAAAAATCACCATCATTGGCGGATGCGGTGTGATCGGACGTCTTTTAACAAAAGGGCTCTCTTCTGAGTACAACATCAACATCATTGATCAAACAAGCTGTGTAGAGAAAGTCATTTTAGCGGATGCAACGAATGAACAGGAATTATATCAGGTGATTCCGCGAGATACAGATGTCCTCATTCATCTTCTGAACATGGACATGACGCATGACGTGATGAATGCAGAGGAATTCACAAAAATGAATGATGTTTTTTGGCGGAGCACCTATCATATGTTTCGTTCAGCGGCTCGGTTAAGCATACCAAAAGTCATTTTTGCAAGCAGTAACCATGTGACCGATCGTTATGAAAAGGATGGTCAATCCTTACTAAGGCGAAACATTACGACTGACGATGTGCCTGCGACAAAAAATGTGTATGGCATTTTAAAATTTGCCTCCGAACAGCTAGGACGTTTATTCCACGATCAAACGGGGATGTCTGTCATCAATTTGCGGATTGGAACCGTTGTGACAGATGAAATGGAGGAATTACACAAGAAAAAAAGAACGAAAAGAACGCTGCTTTCACATGAAGATCTTGTTGGGATGACAAAGGCAGCGATTGAAACGGAAGTTCCCTTTGGGACATATTATGCCGTATCAGAAAACGAAGAAAAGCCTTGGTCCACTGAGAAAACGAAGCAGGAGTTAGGCTACAGACCAGATGTCAATACGACGGAAATCCTTGAAGAAAATGATCAGGCATAG